A part of Helicobacter fennelliae genomic DNA contains:
- a CDS encoding DUF262 domain-containing protein, whose protein sequence is MEFKPEKICIAKLLSEDGQKFVIPEYQRPYRWGEDECETLWNDIISVFGDGSDIEEYFLGSIVTYKNDNGELEIIDGQQRITTLTLLYRAFYETFKTEEEKAKGDYPRDFGKCVWDYERDKGLLFENCHLSSQVITDADEKILKQLLSENCEVENKHSNYAKNYDYFYGKLLNFKQEKSLVWKGFCEMFLGRKLFVLLVVCDSQESAMTIFNALNSRGLPLSNADILKGYIYKKVSAKTEFANAWKDIESKVEDSDNIKDLDFLFIQYMYIIRAENEDIDTTTQSMLNFFTKKDKKKKCFGALQDWLYKEETIPFISNLADFWIKPENYLNDTSSRYISVLNLFQNDTWKIFVSYLVWRNKDYFANEQFDKDKFSVEFDKHLRKLIKFCTLAFLNNNATTNVIREIVFKMNVELFKGQEFSTKNTLPSKEVFFENTFKFDSRKAKYLLFLYACIYSDFSEDINPKNKKLEVEHILPKKWQNANFNGWDEQSHKEYLEKIGNKILLDEQSNIKCAENFFAQKQQKEYKNIYDKANLKEVYDLGCRAKNIWDKDDIDERSGEIYNNLAKFLQ, encoded by the coding sequence ATGGAATTTAAGCCAGAGAAAATTTGCATAGCTAAGTTGCTTAGCGAAGATGGACAAAAATTTGTAATCCCCGAATATCAACGCCCTTATCGTTGGGGCGAAGATGAGTGCGAAACGCTTTGGAATGATATTATAAGTGTTTTTGGTGATGGTAGCGATATTGAAGAGTATTTTTTAGGTTCTATCGTTACCTATAAAAACGATAATGGCGAACTTGAAATTATCGATGGGCAACAAAGAATCACTACACTTACACTACTTTATAGAGCTTTTTATGAAACATTCAAAACTGAGGAAGAAAAAGCCAAAGGGGATTATCCAAGAGATTTTGGCAAATGTGTTTGGGATTATGAAAGAGATAAAGGCTTGCTTTTTGAGAATTGCCATTTAAGCAGTCAAGTTATAACAGATGCCGATGAAAAGATTTTAAAGCAACTTTTAAGTGAAAATTGTGAAGTTGAAAACAAACATTCAAACTATGCTAAAAACTATGATTATTTTTATGGCAAATTGTTAAATTTTAAACAAGAAAAAAGTTTGGTTTGGAAAGGTTTTTGTGAGATGTTTTTAGGCAGAAAACTTTTTGTTTTGCTCGTTGTTTGTGATAGTCAAGAATCAGCAATGACTATTTTTAACGCTTTAAATTCTCGTGGCTTACCTTTATCAAATGCTGATATTTTAAAGGGATATATTTATAAAAAAGTGAGTGCAAAAACAGAATTTGCAAATGCTTGGAAAGATATTGAGTCCAAAGTGGAGGATAGCGATAATATCAAAGATTTAGATTTTCTATTTATACAATATATGTACATTATTCGTGCTGAAAATGAGGATATTGACACAACAACTCAAAGTATGCTTAATTTCTTTACCAAAAAAGACAAAAAGAAAAAATGTTTTGGGGCTTTGCAAGATTGGCTTTATAAAGAAGAAACGATACCTTTTATTTCAAATTTAGCTGATTTTTGGATAAAACCTGAAAACTACCTAAACGATACTTCTAGTCGATACATTAGCGTTTTAAATTTGTTTCAAAATGATACTTGGAAAATTTTTGTAAGTTATTTGGTGTGGCGAAATAAGGATTATTTTGCTAATGAGCAGTTTGACAAAGATAAATTTAGCGTAGAGTTTGATAAACATTTGCGAAAACTTATCAAATTTTGCACACTCGCATTTTTAAATAACAATGCCACTACAAATGTGATTAGGGAGATAGTTTTTAAAATGAATGTTGAACTTTTCAAGGGGCAAGAATTTTCAACTAAAAATACTTTGCCCTCAAAAGAAGTTTTCTTTGAAAACACTTTTAAGTTTGATTCAAGAAAAGCAAAGTATCTTTTGTTTTTATATGCTTGTATTTATAGTGATTTTAGTGAGGATATTAACCCTAAAAACAAAAAGTTAGAAGTGGAGCATATTTTGCCTAAAAAATGGCAAAATGCAAATTTTAACGGCTGGGATGAACAAAGTCATAAAGAGTATTTAGAAAAAATAGGCAATAAGATTTTACTTGATGAGCAAAGTAATATCAAATGCGCTGAGAACTTTTTTGCACAAAAACAACAAAAAGAATACAAAAATATTTATGATAAAGCGAATTTAAAAGAAGTGTATGATTTAGGTTGTAGGGCTAAAAACATTTGGGATAAAGATGATATAGATGAAAGAAGTGGGGAAATTTATAATAATTTGGCAAAATTTTTGCAGTAA
- a CDS encoding glycosyltransferase family 39 protein — protein MRIFDYKDSQESRILFVFLLCHFVVWSFLPFMRGVIPLDCVEALSWGKNFVFGTDKHPPLSGWLAYYFYVLCFKLPESVYILSQIFVVLGLVYIYKIAQFFLSYKYALFATIILDTIIYYNFTSIEYNVNVVLLFLCPAFTYYFYKAFFGGLLRYWILTAIFAALGVLDKYYMFLILACAFLAMCMLPTGRKAFGKKEFYIGVVVFIVLLTPHILWMFDNDFMAISYILNRGGLQGISSVNTDGFLVKHIGYPIYFFLSQFILVIPALYIFFITRYKSLASAEQNFLHSKYHLIPPPQ, from the coding sequence ATGCGTATTTTTGATTATAAGGATTCTCAAGAAAGTAGAATCTTATTTGTTTTTTTATTGTGTCATTTTGTTGTGTGGTCTTTTTTGCCTTTTATGCGTGGAGTGATTCCACTTGATTGTGTGGAAGCTCTTTCTTGGGGCAAAAATTTTGTTTTTGGCACAGATAAGCATCCACCACTTTCAGGTTGGTTGGCGTATTATTTTTATGTATTATGTTTTAAATTACCAGAATCTGTGTATATTTTAAGTCAAATTTTTGTTGTGCTTGGGTTAGTATATATCTACAAAATAGCTCAATTCTTTCTCTCTTATAAATATGCACTATTTGCTACAATCATTCTTGATACGATTATTTATTACAACTTCACATCGATAGAATACAATGTCAATGTTGTTTTGTTATTTTTGTGTCCAGCTTTTACTTATTATTTTTATAAAGCTTTTTTTGGTGGTTTATTAAGGTATTGGATTCTGACTGCTATTTTTGCTGCATTGGGTGTTTTGGATAAATATTATATGTTTTTGATTCTTGCTTGTGCGTTTCTTGCGATGTGTATGCTTCCGACAGGACGAAAGGCATTTGGCAAAAAAGAATTTTATATCGGGGTTGTTGTTTTTATAGTTCTTTTGACTCCGCATATACTATGGATGTTTGATAATGATTTTATGGCTATTTCTTATATTCTTAATCGAGGTGGCTTGCAGGGTATTTCAAGTGTAAATACTGATGGTTTTTTGGTAAAGCATATTGGTTATCCAATTTATTTTTTCCTTTCTCAATTTATACTTGTTATTCCAGCATTGTATATATTTTTTATCACACGATATAAAAGTCTTGCATCAGCCGAACAAAATTTTCTACATTCAAAATATCATCTAATCCCCCCCCCACAATGA
- a CDS encoding nucleotidyltransferase domain-containing protein gives MRYGLNERDLRIITKILANQGNVKNALIFGSRAMGTYKIASDIDIALVAKNGDFSLAEIANLKAEFDESDLAYFVDLISYNDANDALKRHIDTQGKAIFLRDS, from the coding sequence ATGCGATATGGGCTAAATGAGCGGGATTTGAGGATTATCACAAAGATTTTAGCCAATCAAGGCAATGTTAAAAATGCACTAATTTTTGGCTCACGCGCTATGGGTACTTATAAAATCGCTTCGGATATAGATATTGCTTTGGTGGCTAAAAATGGCGATTTTAGCCTTGCAGAGATTGCGAATCTAAAGGCAGAATTTGATGAGAGCGATTTGGCGTATTTTGTGGATTTGATAAGCTATAATGACGCAAATGACGCGCTAAAAAGGCATATTGATACGCAGGGCAAAGCTATATTTTTGCGCGATTCATAG
- a CDS encoding acetolactate synthase large subunit: MAESLNGSQMLIEALHLEQVEVIFGYPGGAVLNIYDEIYKQTYFKHILTRHEQAAIHAADGYARVSGKTGVAIITSGPGFTNAITGIATAYMDSIPLVIISGQVPISQIGTDAFQEVDAVGISRPCTKHNYLVKDIQDLPRIIKEAFYIAKTGRSGPVLIDIPKDISAKIGAFTYSESIELKTYKPCFKGNQRQVKKLIQALQTSKKPLMYIGGGVVLGNAYHEIREFIKYSQIPAVETLMARGVLEFNNPQNLGMVGMHGSYASNMAMQECDLLISFGARFDDRVTGKVSEFAKNAKIAHIDIDPSSIGKIIDVDYPIVGDVREVCLELLGLAQEIDPNAYADWREHLRSYQKRYPLSFEDSDTIIKPQWVIQQIGEITSKDAIISTDVGQHQMWAAQFYPFMRPREFLTSGGLGTMGFGFPAAIGAYYAESKKTIINITGDGSILMNIQELMTCVQYRIPVVNVILNNNYLGMVRQWQTFFYEERFSHTDLSLQPDFVKLAESFGGVGFRVENKQDFIPTLKKAIQSQKVCLIDVVIDRYEDVLPMVPGGSPLNKMILK, from the coding sequence ATGGCAGAGAGCTTAAATGGTTCTCAAATGCTAATTGAGGCTTTGCATTTAGAGCAAGTTGAAGTGATATTTGGTTATCCTGGTGGGGCTGTATTAAATATCTATGATGAGATTTACAAGCAGACATATTTCAAACATATACTCACTCGCCACGAACAAGCAGCTATACACGCAGCAGATGGCTACGCAAGGGTTAGCGGGAAAACAGGAGTGGCTATTATTACAAGCGGTCCGGGCTTCACAAATGCAATCACTGGAATCGCAACTGCTTATATGGATTCTATACCTCTTGTGATTATAAGTGGGCAAGTGCCTATATCGCAGATAGGCACAGATGCTTTTCAAGAAGTTGATGCTGTCGGTATTTCTCGTCCTTGCACGAAGCATAATTATCTCGTAAAAGACATTCAAGATCTTCCGCGCATTATCAAAGAGGCATTTTATATCGCCAAAACAGGAAGAAGCGGTCCTGTTCTTATTGATATTCCAAAAGATATTTCCGCAAAAATTGGTGCATTTACCTATTCAGAATCTATCGAGCTTAAGACTTATAAGCCATGTTTTAAGGGCAATCAAAGACAGGTTAAGAAATTAATCCAAGCATTACAGACTTCAAAAAAGCCTTTGATGTATATAGGCGGAGGTGTGGTGCTAGGCAATGCATACCATGAAATACGAGAGTTTATCAAGTATTCACAGATTCCAGCTGTTGAGACGCTTATGGCAAGGGGTGTTTTGGAGTTTAATAATCCTCAAAATCTCGGTATGGTCGGAATGCATGGTAGCTATGCTTCAAATATGGCGATGCAAGAGTGTGATTTGCTTATATCCTTTGGGGCAAGATTTGATGATCGCGTTACAGGAAAAGTCAGCGAATTTGCTAAAAATGCCAAAATAGCGCATATTGACATTGATCCTAGCTCTATTGGAAAGATTATTGATGTTGATTATCCTATTGTCGGAGATGTGAGAGAGGTTTGTTTGGAGCTATTGGGCTTGGCTCAAGAGATTGATCCAAACGCGTATGCGGATTGGAGAGAGCATTTGCGCTCTTACCAAAAACGTTATCCATTGAGTTTTGAGGATTCTGATACGATTATCAAGCCACAATGGGTTATCCAGCAAATAGGAGAAATCACAAGCAAAGATGCCATCATCTCCACAGATGTGGGGCAACACCAAATGTGGGCGGCACAATTTTATCCATTTATGCGCCCAAGAGAGTTTTTGACAAGCGGAGGATTGGGGACAATGGGATTTGGCTTTCCTGCCGCCATTGGTGCGTATTATGCAGAATCCAAAAAAACCATTATCAATATTACAGGCGATGGAAGCATTTTGATGAATATCCAAGAGCTTATGACTTGCGTGCAGTATAGGATTCCGGTGGTTAATGTGATTTTGAATAATAATTATTTGGGTATGGTGCGACAATGGCAAACTTTCTTTTATGAAGAAAGATTTTCGCATACAGATTTGAGCCTCCAGCCAGATTTTGTCAAGCTTGCAGAATCTTTTGGTGGCGTTGGTTTTCGAGTAGAAAATAAGCAAGATTTTATACCCACGCTCAAAAAAGCTATTCAATCACAAAAAGTTTGTCTTATCGATGTTGTGATTGACAGATATGAAGATGTCTTACCAATGGTGCCGGGCGGATCTCCTCTTAATAAGATGATTTTAAAGTAG
- the ilvN gene encoding acetolactate synthase small subunit, giving the protein MQERKIIAVTVVNEHSVLARVSGLFAGRGYNIESLTVAPIPNTSLSRITIATQGDSRVLEQIIKQLHKLIPVLTVSEDGDFLEKESVLIKIDINEELASIEALAKAYNGKIANANEKYIIVVATEKPQRITSLIKAMQKFKPKEILRSGVIAMERY; this is encoded by the coding sequence ATGCAAGAACGAAAAATAATTGCTGTTACGGTTGTGAATGAACATAGCGTTTTGGCTCGAGTTTCAGGACTTTTTGCGGGTAGGGGATATAATATAGAATCTCTCACTGTCGCGCCAATTCCCAATACTTCACTCTCTAGAATCACCATAGCAACGCAAGGAGATTCTCGGGTTTTAGAGCAGATTATCAAGCAACTTCACAAGCTTATACCTGTCCTTACCGTGAGTGAAGATGGCGATTTTTTGGAAAAAGAAAGTGTATTAATCAAAATCGACATCAACGAAGAGCTTGCCTCAATAGAAGCCCTTGCAAAAGCTTATAATGGCAAAATAGCTAATGCAAATGAAAAATACATCATCGTTGTCGCGACAGAAAAGCCCCAAAGAATCACAAGCCTTATAAAAGCTATGCAAAAATTTAAACCAAAAGAGATATTGCGTAGTGGTGTCATCGCAATGGAGCGGTATTAG
- a CDS encoding HI0074 family nucleotidyltransferase substrate-binding subunit — protein MFDKAFLNLDELKARDFSSFSTLEKEGIIQRFEILVELSWKVLKDFLENEGFLIASPKDAIRQAFSSKLFGVDIADKWLESLNIRNLTSHTYTQDALDKNVRFILDEFLPLVKNLQQILKGKLCDMG, from the coding sequence GTGTTTGACAAGGCATTTTTAAATTTAGATGAGTTAAAGGCGCGTGATTTTAGCTCTTTTTCGACACTTGAAAAAGAGGGAATTATCCAGCGATTTGAGATTTTAGTCGAGCTTTCGTGGAAAGTGCTAAAAGATTTTTTGGAGAACGAGGGATTTCTCATAGCAAGCCCAAAGGACGCTATTCGTCAGGCATTTAGTAGCAAACTTTTTGGCGTTGATATAGCGGATAAATGGCTAGAATCGCTAAATATTCGCAACCTTACAAGCCATACATACACGCAAGATGCGCTAGATAAAAATGTGCGATTTATTTTAGATGAATTTTTGCCACTTGTGAAAAATCTGCAACAAATATTAAAAGGCAAACTATGCGATATGGGCTAA
- a CDS encoding HP0729 family protein — protein MQNYLILYNPYYDQSVIQKHLEILKSEGKVAFGKVCSKLRLTQSEVIVDFAPSVIASKQSDQSNPAVKIDCHANTRNDIPPFDALSFDFARFVCPFQLFLTNYENLFVAKVEKVCTDLSKLQDSNIAPKYYAEKNLDIETWFIIEDLRELVQGDFVKVRDVYLANFTTPDFGNHTFSIYGNPYTYPLEIHQNKPEFYFSQGTKHYIDALQSEEFITTKQRLIDVCLGADFERAALTSTLEKLTKAEMIFEKHRALKVDINDLSNAMTDYASAFEWEAWELCKTLVRDLSKQDKEIINIAYDTRGQALFVKDLLGVKPHNLGNFVSLLRNERIKELIKSRYNAPLRFYLHTMLPKHIGILQQERNPSAHNKQAFIQEALEVRALMLGIGLRLGESGAFSSLLEAKNMLKNTIKTRI, from the coding sequence ATGCAAAATTATCTTATCCTTTATAATCCCTACTACGACCAAAGCGTGATACAAAAGCATCTTGAGATTCTAAAGTCTGAAGGCAAAGTAGCCTTTGGCAAGGTGTGCTCAAAGCTACGTCTTACACAAAGCGAAGTGATTGTAGATTTTGCACCCTCTGTCATTGCGAGCAAGCAGAGCGACCAAAGCAATCCAGCAGTAAAAATAGATTGCCATGCTAACACTCGTAATGACATCCCGCCTTTTGACGCCCTATCTTTTGACTTTGCGCGCTTTGTTTGCCCATTCCAGCTTTTCCTCACAAATTATGAGAATCTCTTTGTAGCAAAGGTTGAAAAAGTTTGCACGGATTTATCAAAATTACAAGATTCAAATATCGCGCCTAAATATTATGCAGAAAAGAATCTTGATATTGAAACGTGGTTTATCATCGAGGATTTGCGCGAGCTTGTGCAGGGCGACTTTGTCAAGGTGCGTGATGTGTATCTTGCCAACTTCACTACGCCAGACTTTGGCAATCACACCTTTAGCATATATGGCAATCCCTACACTTACCCGCTAGAGATACACCAAAACAAGCCAGAATTTTATTTTTCGCAAGGCACAAAGCACTATATCGATGCCTTGCAAAGTGAGGAGTTTATCACCACAAAGCAGAGGCTTATTGATGTGTGCTTAGGGGCGGACTTTGAGAGGGCAGCACTTACAAGCACACTAGAGAAGCTTACAAAGGCTGAAATGATTTTTGAGAAGCACAGAGCATTGAAGGTAGATATAAATGACCTCTCAAATGCGATGACTGACTATGCTTCGGCTTTTGAGTGGGAGGCTTGGGAGCTTTGCAAGACTCTTGTGCGAGATTTAAGCAAGCAAGATAAGGAGATTATAAATATTGCCTATGATACGCGTGGGCAGGCGCTTTTTGTAAAGGACTTGCTAGGAGTCAAACCGCATAATCTTGGCAATTTTGTCAGTCTATTACGTAATGAAAGGATAAAAGAGCTTATAAAATCGCGCTATAACGCGCCACTTCGATTCTATCTACACACAATGTTGCCAAAGCACATTGGGATTTTGCAGCAGGAGCGCAACCCAAGCGCGCATAATAAGCAAGCCTTTATCCAAGAAGCATTAGAGGTGCGTGCACTTATGCTAGGAATCGGGCTTAGGCTTGGTGAAAGCGGCGCATTTAGCTCGCTACTAGAGGCAAAAAATATGCTAAAAAATACAATCAAAACGAGAATCTAA